In the genome of Pseudomonas sp. P5_109, one region contains:
- a CDS encoding SDR family oxidoreductase, with the protein MNSVQSQGTALVTGASSGIGAVYAERLAARGFDLLLVARDEQRLEAAASKLRSEYGVKVEVLKADLTQKADVLQLEQRLRSDSSISLLLNNAGIAADGLLANADTDQMERMIQLNITAVTRLASAAAASFTKAGRGTIINIASVVALFPERFNATYSASKAYVLSLTQSLNAELDGTGVKIQAVLPGVTRTEIWERSGIDASQIPADMVMEAGEMVDAALSGLDQGELITIPSLPDAADWDAFVAARLVMAPNLSKSKAAERYR; encoded by the coding sequence ATGAATTCAGTTCAGTCCCAAGGTACGGCCCTCGTCACCGGCGCTTCTTCCGGTATCGGGGCGGTTTACGCTGAGCGGTTGGCAGCCCGTGGTTTTGATTTGTTGCTGGTGGCTCGCGATGAGCAGCGACTGGAAGCGGCGGCGAGCAAGCTACGCTCGGAATATGGGGTCAAGGTTGAAGTGCTGAAGGCGGATCTGACCCAAAAAGCCGACGTGCTGCAGCTCGAGCAGCGGCTGCGCAGCGATTCAAGTATCAGTCTGTTGCTCAACAACGCCGGCATAGCGGCGGACGGGTTATTGGCCAATGCCGATACCGATCAGATGGAGCGAATGATTCAGTTGAACATCACCGCTGTCACGCGGTTGGCCTCGGCGGCTGCAGCCAGTTTTACCAAGGCCGGGCGCGGCACGATTATCAATATTGCCTCGGTGGTGGCATTGTTTCCCGAGCGTTTCAACGCGACTTACAGCGCCAGCAAGGCCTATGTGTTGAGCCTGACTCAATCGTTGAACGCCGAACTGGATGGTACCGGGGTGAAGATCCAGGCGGTGCTGCCCGGCGTGACGCGAACCGAGATCTGGGAGCGCTCAGGCATCGATGCGTCGCAGATTCCCGCGGACATGGTGATGGAGGCGGGTGAGATGGTCGATGCTGCATTGTCGGGGCTTGATCAGGGTGAATTGATCACCATTCCTTCGTTGCCCGATGCGGCGGATTGGGATGCGTTCGTGGCGGCGCGCCTTGTGATGGCGCCTAACCTTTCCAAAAGCAAAGCCGCTGAACGTTATCGGTAA
- a CDS encoding Wzz/FepE/Etk N-terminal domain-containing protein has protein sequence MNIPVNTINTPGHEVAEVKELIGSLWSQRAIVLLFTALTVTASIAYALLATPEYEVETTVRPVPLADLDELNESGLYKILPNDALNNIGSSMQSYDVRLKFFQANPQFLAPLQAPGQSIEETFEKFNEKAFSLEKIDPKKSSSLTEAVGLSLRYPQGVDGVGILKAFTDFVVKVEKEKAAANLKTLVANRIDNVEKKLESKKSVYEAEKDSKIAHLLEKDKLKKQTLQDELKALRQQLQSRRQNRIKELDEAIVIAKKLGIVKPTTPSALGDGEQAHQGNMIRTEVNNQKIPLYFLGQAALEAERATLVARTSDDFTEPRIDDIQKELSLLATNREAALLKERDHPELFLKEFADISGELTHLKQLSVNFDQFNLVQVDKDATAPQAPIKPKKALIVGFGLIFGFILGVGVAILRRALLSMHTSRR, from the coding sequence ATGAACATTCCAGTAAATACAATTAATACCCCCGGACACGAAGTTGCTGAAGTAAAGGAGCTTATTGGTAGCCTCTGGAGCCAACGGGCGATTGTTTTACTGTTTACTGCACTGACTGTTACTGCCTCTATTGCTTATGCCCTATTGGCAACACCGGAATATGAAGTTGAAACTACTGTTCGACCTGTTCCACTGGCCGACCTGGACGAGCTAAATGAGTCCGGACTTTACAAAATCCTGCCAAATGACGCACTGAATAACATCGGCTCGTCAATGCAGTCTTATGATGTCCGCCTGAAGTTCTTCCAGGCCAACCCACAGTTCCTTGCACCATTGCAGGCACCTGGGCAATCCATTGAAGAAACATTTGAGAAGTTCAACGAAAAAGCATTTTCGCTTGAAAAAATCGACCCTAAAAAAAGCTCCAGCCTTACCGAAGCCGTTGGCCTTAGTCTCAGATACCCTCAGGGTGTAGATGGTGTAGGCATCTTGAAAGCCTTTACCGACTTCGTCGTTAAAGTCGAAAAAGAAAAAGCTGCCGCGAACCTGAAAACACTGGTTGCCAACCGTATCGACAACGTAGAAAAGAAGCTGGAGTCAAAAAAATCCGTCTATGAGGCGGAAAAAGACTCAAAAATTGCCCACTTGCTGGAAAAAGACAAGTTAAAGAAACAAACACTTCAAGACGAACTCAAAGCACTGCGTCAACAACTGCAAAGCCGCAGACAAAACCGCATCAAAGAGCTTGATGAAGCGATCGTCATCGCCAAGAAACTCGGCATTGTAAAACCCACCACGCCCTCGGCACTGGGAGATGGAGAGCAGGCACATCAGGGCAACATGATCCGCACGGAAGTCAACAATCAGAAAATACCGCTGTACTTCCTGGGACAGGCGGCACTGGAAGCAGAACGCGCCACCTTGGTAGCTCGTACTTCCGATGACTTCACCGAGCCGCGCATTGATGATATTCAAAAAGAACTCAGCCTGCTGGCTACAAACCGTGAAGCGGCACTGCTCAAGGAGCGGGATCATCCTGAGTTGTTTCTCAAGGAGTTTGCAGATATTAGCGGAGAGTTGACTCACCTGAAACAGCTGAGTGTAAACTTCGATCAATTCAACCTGGTTCAAGTTGATAAAGATGCGACAGCACCTCAAGCGCCTATAAAACCGAAGAAAGCCCTGATCGTTGGATTTGGTCTGATCTTTGGATTCATTCTCGGCGTGGGTGTCGCGATTCTTCGTCGCGCCCTGCTTTCAATGCATACATCTCGTCGTTAA
- a CDS encoding TolC family outer membrane protein gives MALPVHATEAPIARSSITTPPTASVSKQNYSVDLMQLYRESRLEDPRVLASYSKAQSGVEQQNQAFGSLLPSVTANAGFNRIKQTNLQIDEAFNSRNYSVGLTQPLYNKAAWENYQHFKSLAKQADSESKEAQAEATVDLAQRYFAALAADDELELVQAERRATQKNLDRVSALYSKQLAMVTDLLDLQARVDSLAAQEVDARNQSSLSRVALSEIIGRPVKEKLSRVRNDVELRVSAESLESWVNLAIADNPAIKASENAQEAAEAALRAGKGGHYPTVNLNLSAQQTNEGYNNSLAPQTDSYVAGVGVQIPIYSGGATSARVRQLYQDQLTAEQQLVATRRQVVKETTNAYLTADSSVEKIHANRNALASAEQSRIAAEKAFTYGVVNAVDVLTAVQNEFTARRDLLKTQYDFITNLFILNRWAGKLSQESVENVNVWLSGNDQAITPPETLRK, from the coding sequence ATGGCATTGCCTGTCCACGCGACCGAAGCGCCCATCGCCCGCTCCTCCATCACGACACCGCCTACGGCTTCGGTCAGTAAACAGAATTACTCGGTTGACTTGATGCAGTTGTATCGCGAGTCACGCCTGGAAGATCCTCGGGTGCTCGCTTCTTACTCCAAGGCTCAATCCGGGGTCGAACAGCAAAACCAGGCATTTGGCAGTCTGTTGCCCTCGGTGACGGCTAACGCCGGTTTCAACCGGATCAAGCAGACCAACCTTCAGATCGACGAGGCCTTCAACAGCCGCAATTATTCGGTGGGGTTGACCCAGCCTTTGTATAACAAGGCTGCCTGGGAAAACTACCAGCACTTCAAAAGCCTGGCAAAGCAGGCGGACTCCGAATCAAAGGAGGCTCAGGCCGAGGCCACGGTGGATCTTGCGCAGCGTTACTTCGCTGCACTGGCTGCCGATGATGAACTTGAATTGGTGCAGGCCGAACGCAGGGCTACCCAGAAAAACCTCGACAGGGTCAGTGCGCTTTACAGCAAACAACTGGCGATGGTTACCGATCTGCTGGATCTACAGGCTCGAGTCGATTCGTTGGCTGCCCAGGAAGTCGATGCGCGTAACCAGTCCAGTCTGAGCCGTGTTGCGTTGTCGGAAATTATCGGACGGCCGGTCAAGGAGAAGCTGAGCCGTGTGCGTAATGACGTCGAATTGAGGGTGTCCGCCGAAAGCCTGGAGAGTTGGGTAAATTTGGCGATCGCTGATAATCCGGCAATCAAGGCCAGTGAAAACGCTCAGGAGGCTGCCGAGGCTGCCCTGCGCGCCGGTAAGGGCGGGCACTATCCTACGGTCAATCTGAACCTGAGCGCACAACAGACCAACGAGGGTTACAACAATTCGTTGGCGCCGCAGACCGACAGCTATGTCGCGGGTGTAGGGGTACAGATTCCGATCTATAGCGGTGGCGCGACGTCCGCGCGGGTAAGGCAGTTGTATCAGGATCAACTCACCGCGGAACAGCAATTGGTGGCGACACGTCGTCAGGTGGTCAAGGAAACGACTAACGCGTATTTGACTGCAGACTCAAGCGTGGAAAAGATTCATGCCAATCGCAATGCACTGGCGTCGGCCGAGCAGTCGCGCATTGCAGCAGAGAAGGCATTCACCTACGGCGTGGTCAATGCCGTGGATGTATTGACGGCGGTGCAGAACGAGTTCACGGCACGTCGCGATCTGCTCAAGACTCAGTACGACTTTATAACCAACCTGTTTATCCTGAATCGCTGGGCTGGAAAGTTGTCGCAAGAAAGCGTCGAGAACGTCAATGTCTGGTTGAGTGGGAATGATCAAGCGATCACTCCACCAGAGACGCTGCGCAAATAA
- a CDS encoding HlyD family type I secretion periplasmic adaptor subunit, with translation MNRTLTTPADTFADLPTSDGSVRRKGFLIVFVTFGLFGGWAALAPLDGAAYAPGVVTVQTYRKTVQHLEGGIVKDLLAHDGDVVKKGDPIIVLDDAQLRSEYEMTRSQLIAARTMEARLLAERDDLSTIAFPNDLNSDSQRSSEARYGETQVFNARRSSRLGQIAVLQERIGQLNQQIKGTDTMIGTKTNLQESYSGEIAELKELLAQGFVDKQRMLEQARKLDMLKSEVADHRSTNIKTRLQINETQLQILQIDKDFNADVTKQLAETQTKAYDLQEKASALEDRLSRVVIRAPEDGMVIGMTVHTIGGVVRPATPLLDIVPSVSDLVVEAQVSPNDIDRIAIGKLADIRFSAFNTATTPVIEGRVTSVSGDRLINEKTSAPYYLARVSVTLEGARKLGDRKLLAGMPADVLINTGERTMLQYLMQPARTVIAQSMIEE, from the coding sequence ATGAATCGCACGCTCACTACTCCTGCCGATACTTTCGCGGATCTGCCCACGTCCGACGGATCCGTACGCCGTAAAGGATTTCTCATTGTATTCGTGACGTTCGGCCTGTTTGGCGGATGGGCGGCGCTTGCTCCGCTCGACGGCGCGGCTTACGCGCCAGGCGTCGTTACCGTGCAAACGTATCGCAAGACGGTGCAGCATCTGGAGGGCGGCATCGTCAAGGACCTGCTCGCCCATGATGGCGATGTGGTGAAAAAAGGTGACCCGATCATCGTGCTCGATGACGCTCAATTGCGCTCCGAGTACGAGATGACCCGCAGCCAGCTAATCGCTGCCAGGACAATGGAGGCGCGCTTGCTTGCCGAGCGGGATGACCTGTCGACGATCGCGTTCCCTAATGATCTCAACTCCGACAGTCAGCGCAGTTCCGAGGCGCGTTACGGCGAGACTCAGGTGTTCAACGCACGGCGTAGCTCGCGACTTGGGCAGATCGCGGTACTGCAAGAGCGTATTGGTCAGTTGAATCAGCAAATCAAGGGAACCGACACCATGATCGGTACCAAGACCAACTTGCAGGAATCCTATAGCGGCGAAATTGCCGAATTGAAAGAATTGCTGGCCCAGGGTTTTGTCGACAAGCAGCGGATGCTGGAGCAGGCGCGCAAGTTGGACATGCTCAAGTCTGAAGTGGCGGATCACCGCTCGACAAACATCAAGACCCGGTTGCAGATCAACGAAACCCAGTTGCAGATCCTGCAGATCGACAAGGACTTTAACGCCGACGTTACCAAGCAGTTGGCAGAGACCCAGACCAAGGCCTACGACTTGCAGGAAAAAGCCTCGGCGCTGGAGGATCGCCTGAGCAGGGTGGTTATCCGCGCTCCGGAAGACGGGATGGTGATCGGCATGACGGTTCACACCATCGGTGGCGTTGTGCGCCCCGCAACCCCGTTACTGGATATCGTTCCATCGGTTTCCGATCTGGTGGTCGAGGCGCAGGTCTCGCCCAATGACATCGATCGAATCGCTATCGGCAAGTTGGCGGACATCCGCTTCAGCGCCTTCAACACGGCCACTACACCCGTCATCGAAGGTCGGGTGACGAGTGTGTCCGGCGACCGCTTGATCAATGAGAAAACCAGTGCGCCGTATTACCTGGCCCGGGTCAGCGTGACTCTGGAAGGGGCGCGCAAACTGGGTGATCGCAAGCTGTTGGCGGGCATGCCAGCGGACGTATTGATCAACACCGGAGAGCGCACCATGTTGCAGTACTTGATGCAGCCGGCACGTACCGTTATCGCCCAGTCGATGATCGAGGAGTGA
- a CDS encoding type I secretion system permease/ATPase has protein sequence MRSTPENSLQVALRACRNSFMSVGFFSLFINALMLVPTFYMLQVYGRVVTGGSLTTLAMLTIILTFLLVTMGLLEWVRSRIMVRVSTRLDVLLGRDVYRASFKRALDSGGQDASAQSLSDLTGLRQFMSGNGLFAFFDAPWLPIYIAVLFLFHPWYGWTAIGCAVILLALAYINEQSTGKVLAEANKESIGATLQTNKNLRNAEVIESMGMLDSLMSRWSLRHKKVLLLQSRASDRSGIITSISKTFRLLVQSLILGLGAYLAVSHEINPGLVIAGSVLLGRALAPLDLMIGSWKGFISARSQYARLNSILDQQNAEPERMQLPAPIGHVTVENLTLGAPGAKTSIIKGIGFNAPAGAMIGVVGPSASGKSTLAKALVGVWKPQHGVVRLDTADIANWDKSQLGPHLGYLPQDIELFEGTISDNIARFGVVDPDKVVLAARTASVHEMILMLPNGYDTVIGEGGINLSGGQRQRIGLARAIYGSPRLIVLDEPNAHLDEVGERALALALQQIRLTGATVFVIAHRTSILAQLDRLLVMNAGTISLYGPRDQVLAQLNAHQLPAQQKPGARAGTDVASTEV, from the coding sequence ATACGCAGTACGCCCGAAAACAGCTTGCAAGTAGCCCTGAGGGCCTGCAGGAACAGTTTCATGTCGGTGGGTTTTTTCAGCCTGTTCATCAACGCACTGATGTTGGTCCCGACCTTCTACATGCTTCAGGTCTACGGACGGGTAGTCACGGGTGGCAGCCTGACGACGCTGGCCATGTTGACCATTATTCTGACCTTTCTGCTCGTGACGATGGGCCTGCTGGAGTGGGTACGCTCGCGGATCATGGTGCGTGTCAGCACCAGGCTCGATGTGTTGCTTGGCCGGGATGTCTACCGGGCCAGTTTCAAGCGGGCTCTGGACAGTGGTGGCCAGGACGCGTCCGCCCAGTCGCTGAGTGATCTGACCGGGCTGCGCCAGTTCATGTCCGGGAACGGTCTGTTCGCGTTTTTTGATGCGCCGTGGCTGCCGATCTATATTGCTGTGCTCTTCCTGTTTCACCCCTGGTACGGTTGGACGGCAATCGGTTGTGCGGTGATTTTGCTGGCGTTGGCCTATATCAATGAGCAATCCACGGGCAAAGTCCTGGCAGAGGCCAATAAAGAGAGCATTGGCGCGACGCTGCAAACCAACAAGAATTTGCGCAATGCCGAAGTGATCGAATCCATGGGCATGCTTGACTCCCTCATGTCGCGCTGGAGTCTGCGGCACAAGAAAGTGCTGCTGTTGCAATCGCGAGCCAGTGACCGCAGCGGGATCATCACTTCGATATCAAAAACATTTCGCCTGCTTGTTCAATCACTGATTCTTGGTCTTGGTGCTTATCTGGCGGTCAGCCATGAGATCAACCCCGGGCTGGTGATTGCAGGATCCGTGCTGTTAGGTCGAGCGCTGGCCCCTCTGGACTTGATGATCGGCAGCTGGAAAGGATTCATCTCTGCCCGTTCACAATACGCGCGTCTGAACAGCATTCTCGACCAGCAAAATGCCGAACCCGAGCGTATGCAATTGCCCGCTCCAATCGGTCATGTGACGGTGGAGAACCTCACCCTGGGTGCTCCCGGTGCAAAGACCTCGATCATCAAAGGCATCGGCTTCAACGCACCGGCAGGCGCAATGATCGGTGTCGTAGGTCCGAGCGCTTCGGGCAAGTCGACGCTCGCCAAGGCCCTGGTGGGCGTGTGGAAGCCACAGCATGGCGTAGTCCGTCTGGATACTGCCGATATTGCCAATTGGGACAAAAGCCAATTGGGGCCGCACCTCGGGTATTTGCCGCAGGACATTGAGTTGTTCGAAGGCACTATCAGCGACAACATCGCGCGTTTTGGTGTCGTAGATCCGGACAAAGTGGTGTTGGCGGCCAGGACCGCGAGTGTCCACGAAATGATTCTGATGCTGCCCAATGGCTACGACACGGTCATCGGCGAAGGCGGCATCAATCTATCGGGTGGGCAAAGGCAGCGTATCGGGTTGGCCCGGGCAATCTATGGCAGCCCGCGGCTTATCGTGCTGGATGAACCCAACGCTCACCTGGACGAGGTCGGCGAGCGAGCGCTGGCGTTGGCGTTGCAACAGATCAGACTCACCGGGGCAACGGTTTTCGTGATCGCCCACCGGACTTCGATTCTGGCCCAACTCGACCGCTTGCTGGTGATGAATGCCGGCACGATCAGTTTGTATGGCCCGCGGGACCAGGTCCTTGCGCAACTCAATGCGCATCAATTGCCCGCCCAGCAAAAGCCTGGCGCACGGGCCGGCACAGACGTCGCTTCGACCGAAGTTTGA
- a CDS encoding calcium-binding protein: MINYFSYLADIVREEAAATGALLQDVARELLATNTTHSDGAWWVAHGNDPFYTAEQIYKTVTGDPTAERAELLCGNMVNVFSGLCAELGLQKRTIWTYSDSQGFFQGHTYLEIFNTTTNKWEIQDADYNVYYTDVRTGERVGVKDMMNADDIENFIPHNASESGWSETGAEALRLANLYAAQIITTEHKLYTSNDSLSDTLLASIANSLSGVFTYTVDGGINDLTSTHFTDSNAVTNNGRATITGTSSADFISYDGSSLSPVFATLIGGAGDDTLALRFSGGQLYGNEGNDILIGGQLADLLVGGTGDDYMSGGYGADQYAFSKGDGFNDTIDSFGVGADQLVFLGVSGTGGTGRTQISEKEFNFRVDQKLTSDGVYLRYDIDGDARFDGGMLIEGRTTLLTAKDATFVFNADPLKGFNTTTVATNPGSGYAEKIHGSNAADKILYLGTLGAELAGSTSGVNSGNNVIQSHSDAGCSLYGQDGNDVLVGGNGGDFIVGGTGNDLLIGGKGRDVFVFTAGSGSDTIQDFKQGEDTVYIYGWTASTKAVTQTLQDNGLVVTFDTAGDGAHGGNITLLGQTTLLSNTDMLFA, encoded by the coding sequence TTGATCAATTATTTTTCTTATCTCGCCGATATCGTCCGGGAAGAAGCGGCTGCAACTGGCGCGTTGTTGCAAGACGTCGCCCGCGAACTATTGGCCACCAATACTACCCACTCGGATGGCGCCTGGTGGGTTGCCCACGGCAATGACCCCTTCTATACCGCCGAGCAAATTTACAAGACGGTCACAGGCGACCCGACTGCCGAACGCGCAGAACTTCTGTGCGGCAATATGGTTAACGTATTCAGCGGCCTCTGTGCGGAGCTTGGCCTGCAAAAACGCACCATCTGGACGTATTCAGACTCCCAGGGTTTCTTTCAGGGACATACGTACCTCGAAATTTTTAATACAACTACCAACAAATGGGAAATTCAGGACGCGGACTATAACGTCTATTACACCGACGTTCGCACGGGCGAGCGTGTCGGTGTCAAAGACATGATGAACGCAGACGATATTGAAAATTTCATTCCTCATAATGCCAGTGAATCCGGATGGTCAGAGACAGGCGCAGAAGCCTTGCGTCTGGCTAATCTCTACGCTGCGCAAATTATTACTACGGAGCATAAGCTCTATACCAGTAACGACAGTCTGAGCGATACCTTACTGGCCAGCATTGCCAACTCTCTGAGCGGAGTCTTTACCTATACCGTAGACGGCGGTATCAACGATCTGACCTCCACGCACTTTACCGATAGCAACGCCGTCACCAACAACGGGAGAGCCACGATCACCGGCACTTCGAGCGCTGATTTCATTTCATATGATGGCAGTTCACTCAGCCCGGTGTTCGCCACGCTCATCGGTGGAGCGGGCGATGACACGCTTGCGCTACGCTTTTCCGGCGGCCAACTTTACGGTAATGAGGGCAATGACATCCTGATTGGCGGGCAATTGGCGGATCTTCTGGTCGGCGGCACTGGTGATGACTACATGTCTGGCGGTTACGGTGCAGACCAGTACGCGTTTTCGAAAGGCGACGGTTTCAACGACACCATCGACAGTTTCGGCGTAGGTGCCGACCAACTGGTTTTTCTCGGCGTTAGCGGTACCGGCGGTACCGGTCGTACGCAGATTTCGGAAAAAGAGTTCAACTTCCGGGTCGACCAGAAGCTGACCTCGGACGGCGTCTATCTTCGCTATGACATAGATGGTGACGCACGTTTTGATGGCGGGATGTTGATCGAAGGCCGTACGACACTGCTCACCGCCAAAGACGCTACATTTGTTTTCAACGCTGACCCGCTCAAAGGCTTTAATACGACGACCGTCGCTACCAACCCTGGCTCGGGGTATGCCGAAAAAATCCACGGTAGCAACGCGGCAGACAAAATCCTCTATCTCGGCACGCTTGGCGCGGAACTGGCTGGCAGTACGTCTGGAGTAAACAGTGGCAATAACGTCATCCAGTCTCACTCGGATGCGGGCTGCTCGCTGTACGGCCAAGATGGCAACGACGTATTGGTTGGAGGAAACGGCGGCGACTTCATTGTCGGCGGCACCGGCAACGACCTGCTGATTGGAGGCAAGGGCCGGGACGTCTTCGTATTCACCGCGGGCTCGGGCTCAGACACCATCCAGGACTTCAAACAAGGTGAAGACACCGTGTATATCTACGGCTGGACGGCTTCTACCAAGGCTGTGACGCAAACGCTGCAGGACAACGGGCTGGTTGTGACTTTCGATACCGCCGGCGATGGCGCTCACGGTGGCAATATCACGCTACTTGGCCAAACGACCTTGCTGAGCAATACCGACATGTTGTTTGCCTGA
- a CDS encoding ComEA family DNA-binding protein: MRTSSFHSLVFALLTSASLTAIAAPVNAPGVMNAPLVQDAGAKAQSGKVDLNSADAPTLQRELTGVGEAKAKAIVAYRESNGTFASVDELLEVKGIGKAILDSNRDRIVVN; the protein is encoded by the coding sequence ATGCGTACAAGCAGTTTCCACTCTCTGGTTTTCGCCCTTCTTACCAGCGCCTCTCTTACGGCAATCGCCGCACCTGTCAACGCACCAGGGGTGATGAATGCGCCATTGGTGCAGGATGCGGGCGCCAAGGCGCAATCCGGCAAAGTCGATCTCAATAGTGCTGATGCACCTACGCTGCAACGTGAGTTGACTGGCGTGGGCGAGGCAAAAGCCAAGGCGATTGTTGCTTATCGTGAAAGTAATGGCACGTTTGCGTCAGTTGACGAATTGCTGGAAGTGAAGGGTATCGGCAAGGCGATTCTGGATAGTAACCGCGACAGGATCGTAGTGAACTGA